A single Desulfurispora thermophila DSM 16022 DNA region contains:
- a CDS encoding DUF362 domain-containing protein: MSSKVYFINLRSRSYAENKISKIKKLFDHAGFSALIQKDDLTAIKLHFGERGNDSFINPVFVRQVVDKVKSCGGKPFLTDTNTLYSGSRHNAVDHLLTALEHGFDYTVTGAPLIIADGLRSESFVEVEINKKHFSKVKLARDIVSADSVIVLSHFKGHEMAGFGGAIKNLAMGGAPAAGKREQHGSRMVVNSDKCIGCAQCCTVCPEKACHLNNDDKAEISPDSCIGCGECLTTCPAKAIEMDWATEIPALLERMTEYAYGVAKTHQQRIGYINFLLNITPDCDCAGWSDAPIVPDIGFLASTDPVAIDQASFDLVKQQIGLSGSLLAHDCGAGVDKFHALRSHIDATIQLRYAEEIGLGSRDYELVAL, encoded by the coding sequence ATGTCAAGCAAAGTATATTTTATTAATTTGCGATCCAGATCATATGCGGAAAATAAAATTAGCAAGATTAAAAAGTTATTTGATCACGCCGGATTTAGCGCTCTTATTCAAAAAGACGATCTTACGGCAATAAAGCTTCATTTTGGCGAACGTGGTAACGATAGCTTTATAAATCCTGTATTTGTGCGGCAAGTGGTGGATAAAGTTAAAAGCTGCGGTGGTAAACCTTTTCTGACAGATACCAATACATTGTACTCAGGAAGTCGTCATAATGCAGTAGATCATCTGTTAACAGCGTTGGAACATGGTTTTGATTATACTGTTACCGGTGCTCCTTTGATTATTGCAGATGGATTACGTAGTGAAAGTTTTGTCGAAGTTGAGATCAACAAAAAACATTTTAGTAAGGTAAAGCTGGCCAGAGATATTGTTAGCGCTGATAGTGTTATTGTGCTTTCCCATTTTAAGGGTCATGAAATGGCTGGTTTTGGCGGAGCAATAAAAAATCTTGCAATGGGTGGCGCGCCGGCAGCCGGAAAGAGAGAACAGCATGGCTCCAGGATGGTCGTTAATTCTGACAAATGTATTGGTTGTGCCCAATGTTGCACGGTTTGTCCGGAAAAAGCTTGCCATCTTAACAATGATGATAAAGCAGAAATCTCTCCCGATAGCTGTATAGGTTGTGGTGAATGTTTAACCACATGTCCCGCAAAGGCTATTGAAATGGATTGGGCAACGGAAATCCCGGCACTTCTTGAAAGGATGACTGAATACGCATATGGAGTGGCAAAGACTCACCAGCAGCGTATTGGTTATATTAATTTCCTTCTAAATATTACACCAGATTGTGATTGTGCCGGATGGAGCGATGCTCCCATTGTGCCCGATATTGGTTTTCTGGCGTCAACAGATCCAGTAGCTATTGATCAGGCCAGTTTCGATCTGGTAAAGCAGCAGATCGGCTTATCCGGGTCTTTGCTGGCACATGACTGTGGGGCCGGGGTGGATAAGTTTCATGCTTTGCGATCGCATATAGATGCCACCATCCAGTTGCGCTATGCTGAAGAGATCGGATTGGGCAGCCGGGACTACGAACTGGTTGCTCTCTAA
- a CDS encoding MerR family transcriptional regulator, whose amino-acid sequence MTITEVSAKYGISQDTLRYYERVGLIPRVNRNKSGIRDYTEEDCKWVEFIKCMRNAGLPIEVLIEYVQLFQQGDATLEARKELLMEQRDQLMAKIADMQKTLERLNHKIAVYEQVVVEKEKLLRRTEN is encoded by the coding sequence ATGACGATTACAGAAGTAAGTGCCAAATACGGTATTTCCCAGGACACACTCCGCTATTACGAGCGCGTTGGCTTGATCCCTCGCGTAAATCGCAATAAAAGCGGTATCAGGGATTATACCGAGGAGGACTGTAAATGGGTTGAATTTATCAAATGCATGCGCAATGCCGGTCTGCCTATTGAAGTGTTGATTGAATATGTCCAGCTCTTTCAGCAGGGGGATGCTACGCTGGAGGCCAGAAAAGAGCTCCTGATGGAGCAGCGCGATCAGTTAATGGCCAAAATTGCCGATATGCAGAAAACTTTGGAACGCCTGAACCATAAAATTGCAGTGTATGAGCAGGTGGTGGTGGAAAAAGAAAAATTGCTCAGGAGAACGGAGAATTAA
- the larB gene encoding nickel pincer cofactor biosynthesis protein LarB translates to MNREALYHLLQQVAGGDLSAEQALHMLRDFPFTSLEYANLDTHRQLRTGFPEVIFCQGKTPQQTGQIFARLAQSHGRVLATRATAEHYRAVQQLCPQAVYQETARCITLGQPGEPEKPGLVLVLSAGTADLPVAEEAVVTARMLGCRVERAYDVGVAGIHRLLDRLELLRRAAVIIVVAGMEGALASVVGGLTERPVIAVPTSVGYGASFGGLAALLTMLNSCASGVGVVNIDNGFGAACLAGAILDTAAFVQGRADERA, encoded by the coding sequence TTGAATCGGGAGGCGCTTTATCATTTACTGCAGCAGGTGGCCGGGGGTGATCTTTCGGCGGAGCAGGCCCTGCACATGCTGCGCGACTTTCCCTTTACCAGCCTGGAGTATGCCAATCTGGACACCCACCGCCAGCTGCGCACCGGCTTCCCCGAGGTGATTTTCTGCCAGGGCAAGACGCCGCAGCAGACGGGGCAAATTTTTGCCCGGCTGGCCCAAAGCCACGGGCGGGTGCTGGCCACCCGGGCGACGGCGGAACACTACCGGGCGGTGCAGCAGCTCTGCCCGCAGGCGGTGTATCAGGAAACCGCCCGCTGCATCACCCTGGGTCAGCCCGGGGAGCCGGAGAAACCCGGCCTGGTGCTGGTGCTCAGCGCGGGCACGGCCGATTTGCCCGTGGCCGAGGAAGCGGTGGTGACAGCCCGCATGCTGGGCTGCCGGGTGGAGCGGGCCTATGATGTGGGGGTGGCCGGCATTCACCGCCTGCTGGACAGACTGGAACTGCTGCGCCGGGCGGCGGTGATCATTGTGGTGGCCGGCATGGAAGGCGCCCTGGCCAGTGTGGTGGGCGGCCTGACCGAGCGGCCGGTGATTGCCGTGCCCACCAGTGTGGGCTACGGGGCCAGCTTCGGCGGCCTGGCGGCGCTTTTGACCATGCTCAACAGCTGTGCCAGCGGAGTGGGCGTGGTGAATATTGATAATGGTTTCGGAGCCGCCTGCCTGGCCGGGGCCATTCTGGACACGGCGGCTTTTGTGCAGGGGCGGGCTGACGAAAGGGCTTGA
- the larC gene encoding nickel pincer cofactor biosynthesis protein LarC has product MATLYLDCFSGISGNMLLGALLDAGGDAGHLQSELGKLPLPEWQLHIERRLSHGISGTYVQVLDGRGRPWEEAAEPGRIAGQAGHGPGAHGAGFPSGAGSGASGAGHGQTPDGCSHGYSHAHGEENRVPGGCGCGLSHGHVSSGPATASSPAPGAANRPCREAAHHHTSFREIRAMLVESPLPSRVKETALAVFTALAQAEGRVHGRSPEDAHFHEVGAVDSIIDIVGAAVLLQQLGVEKVLCSPVPTGGGYVRCAHGLLPVPAPATAILLQGVPLRPCPVQAELTTPTGAALVRVLAQGFGPLPAGTYRTVGYGLGSREIGQPNALRVFLYEQALAGGDFSGCRLPGVAREAGGGLSPAAGNSLSGGITIEEIAVLTTHLDDCPPEWYSALFELLFSAGALDVAVTPAQMKKNRPGHALTVLCHPALSHELALLILKHSPALGVRCRLESRYVLPRREEKIATPLGEVAVKISYGPDGSVWHVKPAADEVKELAARHGLSVEQVQRLVWRCLGEGVLL; this is encoded by the coding sequence TTGGCCACACTCTACCTGGATTGCTTTTCGGGCATCAGCGGCAATATGCTGCTGGGAGCCCTGCTGGATGCCGGGGGCGACGCCGGGCATTTGCAGAGCGAGCTGGGCAAGCTGCCCCTGCCAGAGTGGCAGCTGCACATAGAGCGGCGGCTCAGCCACGGTATCAGCGGCACCTATGTGCAGGTGCTGGACGGGCGGGGCCGGCCCTGGGAGGAGGCGGCGGAACCGGGCCGTATCGCCGGGCAGGCGGGGCACGGGCCTGGCGCGCATGGCGCCGGTTTCCCTTCTGGCGCCGGGTCTGGCGCGAGCGGTGCCGGACACGGTCAAACACCCGATGGCTGCAGTCATGGATACAGCCATGCTCATGGGGAAGAAAACCGGGTGCCTGGCGGCTGTGGCTGCGGCTTAAGCCACGGGCACGTTAGCTCCGGCCCGGCAACTGCCAGCTCCCCGGCACCGGGAGCAGCCAACCGGCCGTGCCGGGAAGCGGCCCACCACCATACCTCGTTCCGGGAAATCCGCGCCATGCTGGTGGAATCTCCCCTGCCCTCCCGGGTGAAGGAGACTGCCCTGGCGGTTTTTACGGCCCTTGCGCAAGCCGAGGGCCGGGTGCACGGCCGCTCACCGGAGGATGCGCACTTCCATGAAGTGGGGGCGGTGGACTCCATAATTGATATTGTGGGAGCGGCCGTGCTTTTGCAGCAGCTGGGGGTGGAAAAGGTGCTCTGCTCCCCCGTGCCCACCGGGGGTGGCTATGTGCGCTGCGCCCACGGCCTGCTGCCCGTGCCGGCGCCGGCCACAGCTATTTTGCTGCAGGGGGTGCCCCTGCGCCCCTGCCCGGTGCAGGCCGAGCTGACCACGCCCACCGGGGCCGCCCTGGTGCGGGTGCTGGCGCAGGGTTTCGGCCCGCTGCCGGCCGGCACATACCGGACGGTGGGCTACGGCCTGGGCAGCCGGGAAATCGGCCAGCCCAACGCCCTGCGGGTGTTTTTGTATGAGCAGGCGCTGGCGGGGGGGGATTTTAGCGGCTGCAGGCTGCCTGGTGTAGCCCGGGAAGCGGGAGGCGGATTGTCCCCGGCAGCCGGCAACAGCCTGTCCGGCGGTATTACTATAGAAGAAATTGCCGTGCTCACCACCCACCTGGATGACTGTCCCCCCGAATGGTACAGCGCCCTGTTTGAGCTGCTCTTTTCGGCCGGGGCGCTGGATGTGGCCGTCACCCCGGCCCAGATGAAGAAAAACCGCCCCGGCCATGCGCTGACCGTGCTTTGCCATCCCGCCCTGAGCCACGAACTGGCCCTGCTCATATTGAAGCACTCCCCCGCCCTGGGAGTGCGCTGCCGGCTGGAAAGCCGCTACGTGCTGCCCCGTCGCGAGGAAAAAATCGCCACCCCGCTGGGAGAGGTGGCGGTGAAAATCTCTTACGGGCCGGACGGATCGGTCTGGCACGTCAAACCGGCCGCCGATGAGGTGAAGGAACTGGCCGCCCGGCACGGCCTTTCCGTAGAGCAGGTGCAGCGGCTGGTATGGCGGTGTTTGGGGGAAGGGGTACTATTATGA
- a CDS encoding cobaltochelatase subunit CobN, translating into MACTACSASSGRGPEHCNTWPNTTAVTAYNLGKKLADEALKRITDEAAAKGYAPPEKVAAVVWCVETARDDGTMVSFVMRLLGVKPKWDKSMAVKGNVALDAAIQPLREAKLFDSVKGKESLDMNYVAKHWVEAAPEMVQNLKDTGLSEQEAWKKAGMLSMLRIFAPPVGDYGAGVSHAVEQAWTWDSREEIAELYLQRLGHAYSEQIWGENQVDIFQNLLTGVTNIFHSRSSNLYGALDNDDCFDYFGGLSMAVEHANNGQAPDMYILDYANPARASVTTLTEYLTRELRTRYYNPEWIKGMMEHGYSGAHTISNKFVSYLWGWQVTNPDLVGGWMWKEVVDIYLKDKYNLGVNNWLAQGNNAYALISVTGTMLTAAQKGLWQADKDTLKLVANTWAQAIIKNGVACCDCSCGNLQMMRWASNLVSASLLSQLTSRLEQATGVVLSERSSHKSKKSEHPVQQPASQTVPQPAQPEQNQPPVEQPSVEQPATSPPPAGEQSSADVPANTPGAPPAAAGENTAQPAGPQIAMAEQKPANSGPPISLPATANRKPASPGPGEKQGGDQPPLKAYEVQKETTKTAPPRPTVPLPGFIGVLALVVLSGIGFALRRRGR; encoded by the coding sequence CTGGCCTGTACGGCCTGTTCCGCCTCATCGGGCCGCGGGCCAGAGCACTGCAACACCTGGCCGAACACTACAGCTGTAACGGCTTATAACCTGGGCAAAAAGCTGGCTGACGAGGCCTTAAAACGCATTACAGATGAAGCAGCCGCCAAAGGCTATGCGCCGCCGGAAAAAGTAGCTGCTGTGGTCTGGTGCGTGGAAACAGCCCGGGATGACGGCACTATGGTATCATTTGTAATGCGCTTGCTGGGAGTAAAACCCAAATGGGATAAGTCTATGGCTGTAAAAGGCAATGTTGCTCTGGACGCAGCAATCCAGCCCCTGCGGGAAGCTAAACTCTTTGACAGTGTTAAAGGAAAAGAATCCCTGGATATGAATTATGTCGCCAAGCACTGGGTAGAAGCAGCACCAGAGATGGTCCAAAACCTGAAAGATACTGGCCTAAGTGAACAGGAAGCCTGGAAAAAAGCAGGAATGTTGTCTATGCTCAGGATTTTCGCTCCGCCAGTTGGAGACTACGGTGCCGGTGTTTCGCATGCTGTAGAACAGGCCTGGACATGGGACAGCAGAGAGGAGATCGCAGAGCTTTACCTCCAGCGGCTCGGACACGCTTATTCCGAACAGATATGGGGCGAAAATCAGGTCGATATTTTCCAAAATCTCCTGACCGGAGTAACCAACATTTTCCACTCTCGTTCCAGCAACCTCTACGGTGCGTTGGACAACGATGATTGTTTCGACTATTTCGGCGGACTGTCCATGGCCGTAGAGCATGCCAACAATGGTCAAGCCCCCGATATGTACATCTTGGACTATGCCAACCCGGCCAGAGCCAGCGTAACTACTCTAACCGAATACCTTACCCGTGAGCTGCGCACGCGTTACTATAACCCCGAGTGGATTAAAGGAATGATGGAACATGGATACAGCGGGGCGCACACTATTTCCAACAAATTTGTTTCCTACCTCTGGGGATGGCAGGTTACCAATCCAGACCTGGTAGGAGGATGGATGTGGAAAGAAGTCGTCGATATATACTTAAAAGACAAATACAACCTTGGAGTTAACAATTGGCTAGCACAAGGCAACAATGCATACGCATTAATAAGCGTCACCGGCACCATGCTCACCGCCGCACAAAAAGGGCTTTGGCAGGCCGATAAGGATACGCTCAAGTTGGTTGCCAACACCTGGGCGCAGGCCATTATTAAAAACGGCGTTGCCTGCTGCGACTGCAGCTGCGGCAACCTGCAGATGATGCGCTGGGCCAGCAACCTGGTGTCTGCCAGCCTGCTCAGCCAGCTGACCAGCCGGCTGGAGCAGGCCACCGGAGTGGTTTTAAGCGAACGCTCCAGCCACAAGAGCAAAAAATCGGAGCATCCGGTACAGCAACCCGCCAGCCAGACTGTACCACAGCCCGCCCAGCCGGAGCAAAACCAGCCACCGGTAGAACAGCCCAGTGTGGAACAGCCCGCAACCAGTCCGCCGCCGGCCGGTGAGCAAAGCAGTGCGGATGTTCCGGCAAACACCCCCGGAGCACCACCGGCTGCAGCGGGAGAGAATACTGCACAACCTGCCGGGCCCCAAATAGCCATGGCCGAGCAGAAACCGGCCAACAGCGGGCCGCCAATCAGCCTGCCGGCCACAGCCAACCGCAAACCGGCATCGCCCGGACCGGGAGAAAAACAGGGCGGCGACCAACCGCCCCTTAAGGCCTACGAAGTGCAAAAAGAAACCACCAAAACAGCACCGCCCCGCCCCACAGTGCCCCTGCCGGGCTTTATAGGCGTGCTGGCCCTGGTGGTACTGTCCGGCATAGGCTTTGCCCTGCGCCGACGGGGCAGATAG
- a CDS encoding DUF2162 family putative transporter, translating to MLSALWEIGVLSGTAIFGLKAGLALGLSGLPRRLALPLLLAYAAGLYGLFRLIGPRARALQHLAEHYSCNGL from the coding sequence ATGCTGTCCGCTTTGTGGGAAATCGGCGTGCTATCGGGCACGGCCATTTTTGGCCTGAAAGCCGGTCTGGCGCTGGGTTTAAGCGGCCTGCCCCGCCGCCTGGCCCTGCCCCTTTTGTTAGCCTACGCCGCTGGCCTGTACGGCCTGTTCCGCCTCATCGGGCCGCGGGCCAGAGCACTGCAACACCTGGCCGAACACTACAGCTGTAACGGCTTATAA